A single genomic interval of Arachis duranensis cultivar V14167 chromosome 7, aradu.V14167.gnm2.J7QH, whole genome shotgun sequence harbors:
- the LOC107457844 gene encoding ferric reduction oxidase 8, mitochondrial isoform X1 — MASSTLLAILKLLMILICAGWVALWILKPTQIWTRKWKVAEESANNTIFGYYGLNFAVYTFPIIAVCIIGLLFLDLKAANQRSRSSRTSSIISSSPLVVNSFLGILSSIEILVILLFILFLAWTYYARISNDFKKLLPDKSLKLNLWQLKYLRIATRFGLLAEACLALLLLPILRGLALFRILGIQFEASVRYHTWLGTAMIFFAAVHGASTCFVWGVSHHIQKEIWKWQSTGRIYLAGAITLVTGLVIYVTSLPQIRRMKFEIFYYTHHLYTIFLVFFLFHGGDRHFYTVFGGLFLFSLDKLLRIIQSSPRTCMISARTFPSKAVEIVLPKDPWLKYMATSVIFMKIPAISHLQWHSFSIISSSRAENQTMSVIIKSEGWWTNSLYDLIQAEIEKGADKRKGIPVAIEGPYGPASLDFLKYDSLLLVAGGSGITPFLSILEELNSSSSKSRYPSRIHLVYVIKKAQDFCLLHPISHLLVNHSTENCHLNLKLFVTQETQAGVGIKELLNEFSKVRTLELDTVCANYAVHGPESPSCLAAIVGMSSIIFLFFLICFNHVIIPSGKHSNSSKQKTPSWMVDLLLIAAFVLALACNGLVAILLRWRRLKKGIQPISEKDMKPLDLSSAEIRNALEEHEVHFGGRPNFEDIFGMFQEETCGSNIGVLVCGPETLKESVAAACRKQSNCFKFGGGKRTEPCFTFHSLNFTL; from the exons ATGGCAAGCTCCACTTTACTTGCTATTCTTAAACTTCTTATGATTCTCATATGTGCAGGTTGGGTTGCTCTTTGGATTCTAAAGCCTACCCAAATATGGACAAGAAAATGGAAAGTTGCAGAAGAAAGTGCCAATAATACAATTTTTGGGTACTATG GTCTTAACTTTGCTGTGTATACATTTCCAATAATTGCTGTTTGTATAATTGGACTTCTTTTCTTGGATTTGAAAGCTGCAAATCAAAGAAGCAG AAGTTCACGGACCTCATCAATTATCAGCTCAAGTCCACTGGTAGTTAACAGTTTTCTAGGAATCTTATCCAGTATTGAAATACTGGTAATTTTGCTGTTTATACTCTTTCTAGCATGGACTTATTACGCTCGCATTTCTAACGACTTCAAGAAGTTGTTACCAGACAAATCCCTCAAGTTGAACCT ATGGCAACTCAAGTATCTCAGAATAGCAACCCGGTTCGGGTTGCTGGCCGAAGCCTGCCTTGCTTTGCTTCTTCTTCCTATCTTAAGGGGATTGGCTCTGTTTCGCATACTCGGCATCCAATTCGAAGCTTCAGTCAGATATCACACCTGGCTTGGAACTGCAATGATATTTTTCGCTGCAGTACACGGCGCAAGCACTTGCTTTGTCTGGGGTGTCAGCCACCATATACAGAAAGAA ATTTGGAAGTGGCAAAGCACAGGACGAATATACCTTGCAGGAGCGATTACACTTGTCACCGGACTAGTTATCTATGTCACTTCACTTCCACAAATCAGGAGGATGAAGTTTGAAATCTTCTACTACACACATCATCTCTACACAATCTTTCTAGTGTTCTTCTTGTTCCATGGTGGAGATAGGCACTTCTATACAGTCTTCGGAGGACTATTTCTTTTCAGCCTCGACAAACTGCTCCGCATCATACAATCGAGTCCAAGAACCTGCATGATTTCTGCTAGAACTTTCCCATCCAAAGCTGTGGAAATAGTTCTGCCTAAAGATCCGT GGCTGAAGTATATGGCTACAAGTGTTATATTTATGAAGATACCAGCAATATCACATCTTCAGTGGCATTCTTTCAGTATAATATCAAGTTCCAGGGCTGAAAACCAAACCATGTCTGTAATAATCAAATCTGAAGGGTGGTGGACCAATTCTCTTTATGATCTGATACAGGCTGAGATTGAAAAAGGTGCTGATAAGAGGAAGGGTATACCTGTTGCAATTGAAGGACCTTATGGACCTGCTTCATTAGACTTCTTAAA ATATGACAGTCTACTCCTGGTTGCTGGAGGAAGTGGAATAACCCCATTTCTGAGCATTTTGGAAGAACTCAATTCATCTAGCAGCAAAAGTAGATATCCTTCAAGAATTCATCTTGTGTATGTCATCAAGAAGGCACAGGACTTTTGTCTATTACATCCAATCTCACATCTTTTGGTCAACCATTCAACTGAAAATTGCCATTTGAATCTAAAGTTGTTTGTGACTCAAGAAACACAAGCAGGGGTTGGAATCAAAGAGCTACTGAATGAATTCTCAAAAGTAAGAACCCTGGAACTGGACACGGTGTGTGCAAATTATGCTGTACACGGGCCTGAGAGTCCGTCTTGCTTGGCCGCCATCGTAGGAATGAGCtccatcatttttcttttttttctcatctgTTTCAACCATGTTATAATTCCATCTGGGAAGCATTCGAATTCGTCGAAGCAAAAGACTCCCTCTTGGATGGTGGACCTGCTTCTTATAGCTGCTTTTGTCCTAGCTTTAGCGTGCAACGGCTTGGTGGCGATTCTTCTTAGATGGAGAAGGCTGAAGAAAGGGATTCAACCAATCTCTGAGAAAGACATGAAGCCCCTTGATCTAAGCTCAGCTGAAATTAGGAATGCTCTTGAAGAACATGAAGTCCACTTCGGTGGAAGGCCTAACTTTGAAG ATATATTTGGCATGTTCCAAGAAGAAACTTGTGGATCGAATATTGGAGTGTTGGTGTGTGGACCGGAGACCTTGAAGGAATCGGTGGCGGCTGCATGCCGGAAGCAGTCCAATTGTTTCAAGTTTGGTGGTGGAAAAAGAACAGAGCCATGCTTCACTTTCCACTCCCTCAACTTCACGCTTTAG
- the LOC107457844 gene encoding ferric reduction oxidase 8, mitochondrial isoform X2, with the protein MIIFPCRSSRTSSIISSSPLVVNSFLGILSSIEILVILLFILFLAWTYYARISNDFKKLLPDKSLKLNLWQLKYLRIATRFGLLAEACLALLLLPILRGLALFRILGIQFEASVRYHTWLGTAMIFFAAVHGASTCFVWGVSHHIQKEIWKWQSTGRIYLAGAITLVTGLVIYVTSLPQIRRMKFEIFYYTHHLYTIFLVFFLFHGGDRHFYTVFGGLFLFSLDKLLRIIQSSPRTCMISARTFPSKAVEIVLPKDPWLKYMATSVIFMKIPAISHLQWHSFSIISSSRAENQTMSVIIKSEGWWTNSLYDLIQAEIEKGADKRKGIPVAIEGPYGPASLDFLKYDSLLLVAGGSGITPFLSILEELNSSSSKSRYPSRIHLVYVIKKAQDFCLLHPISHLLVNHSTENCHLNLKLFVTQETQAGVGIKELLNEFSKVRTLELDTVCANYAVHGPESPSCLAAIVGMSSIIFLFFLICFNHVIIPSGKHSNSSKQKTPSWMVDLLLIAAFVLALACNGLVAILLRWRRLKKGIQPISEKDMKPLDLSSAEIRNALEEHEVHFGGRPNFEDIFGMFQEETCGSNIGVLVCGPETLKESVAAACRKQSNCFKFGGGKRTEPCFTFHSLNFTL; encoded by the exons ATGATCATTTTCCCATGCAGAAGTTCACGGACCTCATCAATTATCAGCTCAAGTCCACTGGTAGTTAACAGTTTTCTAGGAATCTTATCCAGTATTGAAATACTGGTAATTTTGCTGTTTATACTCTTTCTAGCATGGACTTATTACGCTCGCATTTCTAACGACTTCAAGAAGTTGTTACCAGACAAATCCCTCAAGTTGAACCT ATGGCAACTCAAGTATCTCAGAATAGCAACCCGGTTCGGGTTGCTGGCCGAAGCCTGCCTTGCTTTGCTTCTTCTTCCTATCTTAAGGGGATTGGCTCTGTTTCGCATACTCGGCATCCAATTCGAAGCTTCAGTCAGATATCACACCTGGCTTGGAACTGCAATGATATTTTTCGCTGCAGTACACGGCGCAAGCACTTGCTTTGTCTGGGGTGTCAGCCACCATATACAGAAAGAA ATTTGGAAGTGGCAAAGCACAGGACGAATATACCTTGCAGGAGCGATTACACTTGTCACCGGACTAGTTATCTATGTCACTTCACTTCCACAAATCAGGAGGATGAAGTTTGAAATCTTCTACTACACACATCATCTCTACACAATCTTTCTAGTGTTCTTCTTGTTCCATGGTGGAGATAGGCACTTCTATACAGTCTTCGGAGGACTATTTCTTTTCAGCCTCGACAAACTGCTCCGCATCATACAATCGAGTCCAAGAACCTGCATGATTTCTGCTAGAACTTTCCCATCCAAAGCTGTGGAAATAGTTCTGCCTAAAGATCCGT GGCTGAAGTATATGGCTACAAGTGTTATATTTATGAAGATACCAGCAATATCACATCTTCAGTGGCATTCTTTCAGTATAATATCAAGTTCCAGGGCTGAAAACCAAACCATGTCTGTAATAATCAAATCTGAAGGGTGGTGGACCAATTCTCTTTATGATCTGATACAGGCTGAGATTGAAAAAGGTGCTGATAAGAGGAAGGGTATACCTGTTGCAATTGAAGGACCTTATGGACCTGCTTCATTAGACTTCTTAAA ATATGACAGTCTACTCCTGGTTGCTGGAGGAAGTGGAATAACCCCATTTCTGAGCATTTTGGAAGAACTCAATTCATCTAGCAGCAAAAGTAGATATCCTTCAAGAATTCATCTTGTGTATGTCATCAAGAAGGCACAGGACTTTTGTCTATTACATCCAATCTCACATCTTTTGGTCAACCATTCAACTGAAAATTGCCATTTGAATCTAAAGTTGTTTGTGACTCAAGAAACACAAGCAGGGGTTGGAATCAAAGAGCTACTGAATGAATTCTCAAAAGTAAGAACCCTGGAACTGGACACGGTGTGTGCAAATTATGCTGTACACGGGCCTGAGAGTCCGTCTTGCTTGGCCGCCATCGTAGGAATGAGCtccatcatttttcttttttttctcatctgTTTCAACCATGTTATAATTCCATCTGGGAAGCATTCGAATTCGTCGAAGCAAAAGACTCCCTCTTGGATGGTGGACCTGCTTCTTATAGCTGCTTTTGTCCTAGCTTTAGCGTGCAACGGCTTGGTGGCGATTCTTCTTAGATGGAGAAGGCTGAAGAAAGGGATTCAACCAATCTCTGAGAAAGACATGAAGCCCCTTGATCTAAGCTCAGCTGAAATTAGGAATGCTCTTGAAGAACATGAAGTCCACTTCGGTGGAAGGCCTAACTTTGAAG ATATATTTGGCATGTTCCAAGAAGAAACTTGTGGATCGAATATTGGAGTGTTGGTGTGTGGACCGGAGACCTTGAAGGAATCGGTGGCGGCTGCATGCCGGAAGCAGTCCAATTGTTTCAAGTTTGGTGGTGGAAAAAGAACAGAGCCATGCTTCACTTTCCACTCCCTCAACTTCACGCTTTAG
- the LOC107457803 gene encoding uncharacterized protein LOC107457803, which yields MTDQSDTRPNSRSNTDLVAANAALLAENQRMAELLASLQNGGEKKNVNKETNTEQHEGHQSESHEKTGETPPKTGRRRANPFSEEIMSFKMPQNFTLPMTLAPYKGIGDPKVHVTKFESMMFLNSDSDPILCRSFPTFLDGAALLWFSNLPAGSITSFDDFSKMFINQFAASKIYVRDSDYLSTIRQGPQESLKDYMTRFTTAAMEIPDLNPEVQLHALKSGLRPRKFQEAIAVAKPRTLEEFRDKATGQIEIEELRETRRNERQTPRKEDDKYQMRDARRPFKLTPKFDSYTRFNTRREDILKEILHNKLIKPPSRAGSYQDQRFVDKTKHCAFHQKFGHTTDECVIAKDLLERLERQGHLDKYINKTRPASESHLDRRPERRPNTPDKPKAQPLPPKGVINCISGGFASGGHTNSARKRRFREMLTMQQTNKATSNKPRTPSICFAQSDYQTGSDNLDDPVVISVQAGDLLVKKVLLDPGSSADVLFYSTFNKMKLSEQIMMPSSRELVGFSGERVTILGSVWLRITLGKPPMSKTKDIQFLVVDCSSPYNIILGRPFLNSFEAIVSTIHLCVKFQVQGDQIATVHADHIEARQCYNDSLKIKSENNRSNNFNKEAYNMALKCRNGTKQRIIDILRSNADLFAWSPTDMPGIDPDLICHRLQTDPRARPIAQKKEKHGR from the coding sequence ATGACCGATCAGTCTGACACTCGACCAAATTCTCGGTCTAATACCGATCTGGTGGCGGCTAACGCGGCTTTGCTAGCAGAAAATCAACGCATGGCCGAACTACTAGCTTCGCTCCAAAACGGAGGCGAAAAGAAGAATGTCAACAAGGAGACAAACACAGAACAACACGAAGGGCACCAATCCGAATCCCACGAAAAGACAGGGGAAACCCCCCCAAAAACAGGGAGACGACGTGCTAACCCGTTTTCCGAAGAAATTATGAGTTTTAAGATGCCTCAAAATTTTACACTTCCCATGACCCTGGCACCGTATAAAGGGATCGGAGATCCTAAAGTACATGTAACCAAATTTGAATCAATGATGTTCCTGAACAGCGACTCTGATCCCATACTGTGCCGGTCTTTTCCAACTTTTCTAGATGGTGCCGCGCTGTTATGGTTTTCTAACTTACCTGCAGGGTCCATAACCAGTTTCGACGATTTTTCTAAGATGTTTATTAATCAGTTTGCAGCCTCAAAGATCTATGTAAGGGATTCGGACTATCTAAGTACGATAAGGCAAGGGCCACAGGAAAGCCTGAAGGACTACATGACGCGCTTCACTACAGCTGCCATGGAAATCCCTGACCTCAACCCAGAGGTACAACTCCACGCCCTGAAAAGCGGCCTCCGACCAAGAAAGTTCCAAGAAGCCATAGCTGTCGCAAAGCCGAGAACACTAGAAGAATTCCGAGACAAAGCCACCGGACAGATCGAAATTGAAGAGCTGCGCGAAACCCGGCGAAACGAAAGACAAACACCCCGAAAAGAGGACGACAAATATCAAATGAGAGATGCCAGAAGACCCTTCAAATTGACCCCAAAATTCGACTCATACACAAGGTTTAACACAAGAAGGGAGGACATTCTGAAAGAAATACTGCATAATAAGCTCATCAAACCACCGAGTAGAGCCGGTTCATACCAAGACCAGAGGTTCGTTGACAAAACAAAGCACTGCGCCTTCCATCAAAAATTCGGACACACCACCGACGAGTGCGTCATTGCCAAAGATCTCCTCGAAAGGTTAGAAAGACAAGGACACCTGGACAAATACATCAACAAAACAAGACCAGCTTCAGAGAGCCACCTAGACAGACGCCCAGAGCGAAGACCAAACACACCGGACAAGCCAAAGGCACAACCTCTGCCGCCAAAAGGAGTTATAAATTGCATCTCCGGAGGGTTCGCAAGCGGCGGACATACCAACTCAGCACGCAAACGCCGCTTCCGAGAAATGTTGACAatgcaacaaacaaacaaagcaacATCAAACAAACCTCGAACACCGAGCATATGCTTCGCACAATCCGACTATCAAACAGGCTCAGACAATTTGGACGACCCCGTAGTAATCTCAGTCCAGGCCGGGGATCTTCTTGTCAAGAAAGTCCTACTCGACCCCGGCAGCAGTGCAGACGTGCTATTCTATTCAACCTTCAACAAAATGAAGCTTAGCGAACAAATTATGATGCCATCCTCAAGAGAACTGGTCGGATTCTCGGGAGAGCGTGTGACTATACTCGGCAGCGTATGGCTACGAATAACACTTGGGAAACCACCCATGAGTAAAACCAAAGACATACAATTTTTGGTTGTCGACTGCAGCAGTCCATACAACATCATATTAGGCAGACCCTTTTTAAACTCCTTCGAAGCTATTGTTTCAACCATACATCTTTGTGTTAAGTTTCAGGTACAGGGAGACCAAATAGCTACCGTTCACGCCGACCACATTGAAGCTCGGCAATGTTACAATGACAGCCTCAAGATAAAATCGGAAAATAATCGAAGCAACAATTTCAACAAAGAAGCATACAACATGGCTCTCAAATGTCGTAATGGAACCAAACAACGAATTATCGACATACTTCGGTCCAATGCCGACCTATTTGCTTGGTCGCCCACGGACATGCCAGGAATCGATCCCGACCTCATATGCCATAGACTACAGACCGATCCAAGAGCTCGGCCAATagcacaaaaaaaagagaaacatgGGCGATGA